From the genome of Nicotiana sylvestris chromosome 1, ASM39365v2, whole genome shotgun sequence:
agtaaaattgagaacGAGAAGAgttcattatgttgtcacccttgccgggctattgttgatttatttgttgttcccttgccgggatttaattgtttaattgttgttctcttgccgggatttaattggtgacttgttgttcccttgccgggattcttattgcaaaattcctttatttccttaccctattatttgtgattattgtttgggtgaggaagagagttacatcacgaagggtgatgccgtgcacatttttattatatgatttctttggtgaggacgagagtaaaagcacgaagggtgatgccgtgcatttattgatttctgattccttgttgatattctagttattgTTGATGCCGGAACTATTATCTCCctcacaacatgtttccccctcccacattgactggttatttctgtatttctttttcgctatatatatatatatgaactgcacaggtttatttgatattctggtcctagcctcgtcactacttcgccgaggttaggctagacacttaccagcacatggagtcggttgtgctgatactatactctcactgtgtgcagatccaggagcaactttcagacagtagttggagggcttccttctgtccactcggagacccaaggtagacctgtaggcgtccgcaggccctggcgtttccctctatctctatttcctgtttcatttcctttgttcagaaacagtgtattgtatttctttagaccttgtatgtagtaactcttagacagtctgtgacactgtgacgccaggttttggggtatttgaggttttttaaaagttgtaatagacgtagccttaagatatataattattgacctccgcttatttatttaaaattctgtttttatcatattatcggcttgtgtttgttaaaagaggcaaaaaaatgaaagtgtagcaagtagttaaggttggcttgcctagctcccattagtaagcgccatcacgactcccgagggtggaaaatccaggCCGTGACAATAAGAGAGGGCATTAGAGATAGAGTACACAAAATTTGTATGTGTCTTGGAATTAGTGATGAAATCCTTAAGCCAAACAGGAGGCCTTCCTTGTCGAGTAGATTTCCTAGTCTCTCCTTCTATAGATGGTCGTTGTAAGTGTACTTCTTCTGGTCCTACTTCTTCTATGTTTGTCTCAACTTCTGGTTGCAAGATGGCAGGAATGAGATTCTCACTTACTGAAGCATCTGTTGGAATCTCATGGTTCACACCAGACTCTGCATGAACTATGGTTGAATCCAGATTATCTGAAGTCTCATGATCATCACTAGATTCTTCATTGTCTGTACTAAGTCCATATTAGCAGTCTCCACCTCTATAGTGATATTTTCATTAACTGGCACGTGTATGTTCTGAGGTGTAGTTGTAACCACATGTGCTTGTGGTTGATATCTATTTACTTCCATAGCTGGAGGTTGAGAAGGAAATAAATCCTCTATGCAGTCTGAATCAGTAGCTTTCTCAAAAGGCAAAAAATCTGCTCTTTAAATATCACATCTCTGCTAACAAAAACACTTATATTCTCTAAATCATACAACCTATAACCCTTTTGTGTTTCTAAATAGCCAATGAGAATATCCTTCTAAGCTCTAGCTGCAAACTTATCACCTTTGGGCAGGTTACTTGCATAACATAAGCAACCAAACACCCTCAAGTGATCTATTTTTGCTGGCTTTCCAAACAACAAGTCATAAGGAGATTTTCCTTGCAAGATACTAGTAGGCAGTTTATTTATCAAATATACTGATGTTCTTACACAATCACTCCAAAATTTCCTAAGAATTGAGATTTGAAATTTCAAGGCTCTTGCAACCTCCAGTGTATGCTTATGCTTTCGTTCAACCACTCCATTTTGCTGTGGGATGTATGGACAACTACTTTGGTGTATAATTCCtagagaagaaaataaagtattGCATTGAGAGTTGAAAAACTTTGTACCATTATCTGATCTAACAATCTTCACAGTAGCTTCAAACTGAGTATTTATCATTTCAAGAAAGTTCTTAATTACAGTAACTACTTCACATTTAGACTATATAAAGCATAGTCTACCCAAGTAAACCTGTTGTAGTCATATACTATTGTGACAAAATAAAGCTTTCTGTCATATGTAGGTACCTTATGAGGTCCCCAAACATCCATGTGTATGAGTTGAAAATAACTACTTGATATAGTGATACTAAGTAGAAATTGTAGTCGACACTGCCTTGCTAAAGGACATACTTCACAGTTGTTCTCCCTTCCTGCTTGTATCTTATTCTTTAGTTCTGAGATATGCTGCATTGCATTTGTTGATGCATGACCTAGCCTCAGATGTCACAGTGTTGTTTCTCCATGTTCCTTCAAGAAGCTGATGGCTGCTATTGGTAAATTTTCTTTTATCAGGTATAACCCATTATTGTCTCTACCAATCTCCATCACCTTGGCATTATAAAGACCCTGAAATATACAGAAATCAGGATAAAATCCAACTGAGCAACATAATTGCCTAGTGAGCTTAGACACTGACAATAAGTTTAATTTAAAGTCTAGCACATAAAGTACTCCCTCAATAGTTTATTCCTTAAAACTACTGCATCTCTTGTATGTGTAATTTCTGCTCTACTGCCTGTAGGCAATTGTACTCCATCTACTCTATGATCTACTTTTCTAAGGTTATTTAGGGCATCCTTACAATGATCACATGGTGAGTAGCACCTGAATCCATTATCCAAACTTGATCACTAGCAGTTGCATTTAACATTAAAGTAATGATACCTGCAGTATTAGTGGAACACTCATTTGTGGTAGTCTTCTGCAACAAATTTACTAGATGTTTATATTGATCCTCAGTGAAGAAATTTCCTTGTGTGGGCAGTATTGGCACCTGCTTCTCCTCACTAGTTGCACTGTTCACATAAGTTATGCTTCCTGTGTTTTGCCTTTTCTTCTTGCTTTTAAAATCTGGTGGATACCCTACTATCTTGTAGCAATTTTCTTCTAGATGTCCTTTGTAACCACAATGATCACAGATTAATCCTATCCTTTTAGGTTTAAACTCATGACCTTTACCAGTAAGCATTGTAAGAGGATCCTTCAATGTATCTGTGACTCCTAGGGTTCTTTGACTTTCTTCTTGTGTAACTATTGCATAAGCTTCATTAACTGTAATCACATGCCTTTTTGCTAAGACATTACTTCGAATGTTACTATAACTCTCGTTCAATCCCATAAGAAACTATAATAGATGAATATTTTTCAGAAGTTCCACTGAAGGCCTAGACTCCTCACAATCACATGAAGCCAAAGGTGCTATGACATCCAGTTCATCCCATAGATCCTTCATCTTCGAATAATAACTAGTGACCGAGTTTGTTCTTTGTCTCAAGGTCACAATAGCAGTCCAAAGATGATATATCCTTGTTAAATTTGACCTATCAAATCTTTCCTGAAAATCAGCCGATACCTTATTTGCATTCGATGCATATACAATACTAGGCATCAACTCATTCGAAACAGTACTACCAATCCACGATAGAACAATTGCATTATATTTTTCCCATTGCTCTACTAATTCACCTTTATACATACGTTTTACACACGATCCATCCACAAATCCAAGCTTGCTCTTTCCCCGGAATGCCAATTTCATCGCCTTTCTCCACAACGCGTAATTTTCTGGGCTTGTGAGCTTGAGCGGAATTAAGATAGTCCAAGAGCGTCTGAAGCTTGCATAAATAACGAATGATTATGATCGAGTGAGAGGACTTCATTGTCTGTTATGGCCGCTTGAAATTGAACTAAAAAAATTTAGTATTTCTTTGCTCTATATTTCGCTTCTGTGTTCCTGTCGGAAAATTAAATCTCCCCGGAACTGGATCGAAATTACAGTCCCAGCAAATTCCGCTCGGATACCATGTTCAATTGTGAGAGAGAATATTGAGAATATTCTTCAAGTCTATTGAGTCTCGTTACATACAAGGCTATATATATAGCCTCTCCACTAACTAAATAACAACACATGTCTAGCTGTCAATTAACCAACTTAACAAACTAATTCCTCTTAACTAACTTTTACACCCTGAACTTTTACTATGCACACTTTGACCCCTATATTCTAAGAGTAATGCTCTTCTAAAAAGTTGCATTAAGTCAAACGACAACATAATACACTATGGACTGTGGTAGTGTGGTtggttgtaatgacccgactggttgttccatgagttaccactctatttcccctatttctgcttcttattgctttgctTATCAGTATTATGTATTATCGGGTTAGTTGGCTCggtttcggagaggttttggtaaggtttgagatacttagtctctgttgagtaagcttaagttggaaaagtcaaccggatgttgacttatatgaaaaaggactcggatgtgaattctgattgttcgaatagcttcgggaggtgatttgggacttaggagcgtattcagaatgcattttggaggtccgaactccggagtaaatttaggcttgaattggcgaaattggaattttggcgtttttgggttgt
Proteins encoded in this window:
- the LOC138877149 gene encoding uncharacterized protein, with protein sequence MQHISELKNKIQAGRENNCEFEATVKIVRSDNGTKFFNSQCNTLFSSLGIIHQSSCPYIPQQNGVVERKHKHTLEVARALKFQISILRKFWSDCVRTSVYLINKLPTSILQGKSPYDLLFGKPAKIDHLRVFGCLCYASNLPKDNEESSDDHETSDNLDSTIVHAESGVNHEIPTDASVSENLIPAILQPEVETNIEEVGPEEVHLQRPSIEGETRKSTRQGRPPVWLKDFITNSKTHTNFVYSISNALSYCHGLDFPPSGVVMALTNGS
- the LOC138877155 gene encoding uncharacterized protein — protein: MKLAFRGKSKLGFVDGSCVKRMYKGELVEQWEKYNAIVLSWIGSTVSNELMPSIVYASNANKVSADFQERFDRSNLTRIYHLWTAIVTLRQRTNSVTSYYSKMKDLWDELDVIAPLASCDCEESRPSVELLKNIHLL